One genomic region from Armatimonadota bacterium encodes:
- a CDS encoding AAA family ATPase, whose translation MIITVSGLIASGKTTTARALAGLLGLRYLSAGEVMRRWAAQRGITLLRFSELAEQDHSIDRELDRLQVEMAREGDLVLDSRLGGWFVAADMKVWLKAPVEVRARRVSEREGIPVEAARAELQHREESERRRYREIYGIDLDDLSPYHVVLDTSLWGPEEVTEALALLARAVGRRVP comes from the coding sequence GTGATCATCACCGTTAGCGGGCTCATCGCGAGCGGCAAGACCACCACCGCTCGGGCGCTGGCCGGGCTGCTGGGCCTCCGGTACCTCTCCGCGGGGGAGGTTATGCGCCGTTGGGCCGCGCAGCGGGGGATCACCCTCCTGCGGTTCTCCGAGCTGGCGGAGCAGGACCACTCCATCGATCGGGAGCTGGACCGGCTGCAGGTGGAGATGGCGCGGGAGGGGGACCTGGTGCTGGACTCCCGACTGGGAGGGTGGTTCGTGGCCGCGGATATGAAGGTGTGGCTGAAAGCCCCGGTGGAGGTGCGGGCGCGGCGGGTGAGCGAGCGGGAAGGAATCCCCGTGGAGGCGGCCCGGGCGGAGCTCCAGCACCGGGAAGAAAGCGAGCGCAGGCGCTACCGGGAGATCTACGGGATTGACCTGGACGACCTCTCCCCCTACCACGTGGTCCTGGACACCTCCCTCTGGGGCCCGGAGGAGGTGACGGAGGCCCTGGCGCTGCTCGCCCGGGCGGTGGGGAGGAGGGTTCCGTGA
- a CDS encoding DUF370 domain-containing protein — translation MSGWELKLIHIGFGNIVAANRIVAIVNPDSAPIRRIIQEARENGSLIDATYGRRTRAVVITDSGHVILSAVQPETVAHRYLSREEGDEVEEVPARPRDHHR, via the coding sequence GTGAGTGGCTGGGAGCTGAAGCTCATCCACATCGGGTTCGGGAACATCGTGGCGGCGAACCGCATCGTCGCCATCGTGAACCCTGATTCCGCGCCCATCCGGAGGATCATCCAGGAGGCGCGGGAGAACGGATCGCTCATCGACGCCACCTACGGGCGCCGGACCCGGGCGGTGGTGATCACCGATAGCGGGCACGTGATCCTCTCCGCGGTGCAACCGGAGACCGTGGCGCATCGATACCTGAGCCGCGAGGAAGGCGACGAGGTGGAGGAAGTTCCGGCACGCCCACGTGATCATCACCGTTAG
- a CDS encoding YicC family protein, translating to MTGYGLGEARGEGGRWVVEARSVNHRFLEVNVRMPRSLQALEDRVRIAFAQRLLRGRVDVSIIREDPGRRGKAVRVDAELARQYVMALEELRQALQLSDPVPLSVVLSLPDVVRVEETEEDPEALWVQLQPAVERCVENLVQMREAEGVRLARDLLQRLDRIEAALERIADRAPEVVQAYAARLRRRILELLREAGAPEAAVDEARLSMEVALFADRSDISEEVVRLRSHLQEARALLQQGTGAVGRKLEFLLQEMMREANTVGAKAGDLEITRAVLGIKSELESLREQAQNLE from the coding sequence ATGACGGGCTACGGGCTCGGGGAGGCCCGCGGGGAGGGCGGACGGTGGGTGGTGGAGGCCCGGTCCGTCAACCACCGGTTCCTGGAGGTAAACGTGCGGATGCCTCGGAGCCTGCAGGCTCTGGAGGACCGGGTGCGGATCGCCTTTGCCCAGCGTTTGTTGCGGGGACGGGTGGACGTCTCTATAATCAGGGAAGACCCGGGCCGGCGGGGGAAAGCCGTCCGCGTGGACGCCGAGCTCGCCCGGCAGTACGTCATGGCCCTCGAGGAGCTCCGACAGGCCTTGCAGCTCTCCGACCCAGTCCCGCTCTCCGTGGTTCTGAGCCTCCCGGATGTGGTCCGGGTGGAGGAGACGGAGGAGGATCCGGAGGCCCTGTGGGTGCAGCTGCAGCCCGCGGTGGAGCGGTGCGTGGAGAACCTAGTGCAGATGCGGGAGGCGGAGGGCGTGCGTCTGGCGCGGGATCTGCTGCAGCGCCTGGACCGGATCGAGGCGGCGCTGGAGCGGATCGCGGATCGGGCGCCGGAGGTGGTGCAGGCGTACGCGGCCCGACTGCGTCGCCGAATCCTGGAACTGCTGCGCGAGGCAGGGGCGCCGGAAGCCGCCGTGGACGAGGCGCGGCTGAGCATGGAGGTGGCCCTGTTCGCGGACCGCAGCGACATCAGCGAGGAGGTGGTGCGGCTGCGCAGTCACCTCCAGGAGGCCCGCGCGCTCCTGCAGCAGGGAACCGGGGCCGTGGGCCGCAAGCTGGAGTTCCTGCTGCAGGAGATGATGCGGGAGGCGAACACCGTGGGGGCCAAGGCGGGGGACCTGGAGATCACCCGGGCCGTGCTCGGGATCAAATCGGAACTGGAGAGCCTGCGGGAGCAGGCGCAGAATTTAGAGTGA
- a CDS encoding NFACT family protein produces the protein MPPPASFDSVVLTAVVQELRSLLPLRITRVLQLGPLEVLLGIRAPGARGLLLSADARWFRAHLVRELPDREELGPLGQLLRARLVDARILGVHQPPYERVLEIELEALDGSYRLVAELMGRHANLVVVREGVVLGCAKAIGPGRSRVRTVLPQLPYTPPPPDPRPHPGVTTPEVLGEALRSTTGPLWQRVLAAVGGIGPLLSYELALRVGDPETHEIPETMAERLSSELAALHARVQSGDFHPQLYRRNGEPVAYTPFPFICMAGYEGLSTSMSEAVDLVVSHRAAADRFETERRFLLRAVEAAASRVHRALQEAEQVQREAAEAEGARLAGELLLAYASRIPPGADRVTLPDYEGKAVEIPLDPALDPIRNAQRFFRRYAKLRAARQTLSQRIPDLREQLEHLEELRVHLEHVRTLEDLLALREELEETGILPPPPKRPRVRPLGGPRTFLVDGFQVLVGRSSRENDHLTFRVAGPEDLWLHARGIPGAHVILRTGGHIPPEEVIGKAAQIAAYFSAGRSGTAVEVDVTERRWVWKPKGARPGRVLYRNERTLRVRPLLPEGREGGSVGE, from the coding sequence ATGCCGCCGCCCGCCTCCTTCGACAGCGTGGTCCTGACCGCGGTGGTACAGGAGCTGCGATCTCTCCTGCCCCTGCGGATCACCCGGGTCCTGCAGCTCGGCCCCCTGGAGGTGCTGCTGGGCATCCGGGCACCGGGCGCGCGGGGACTCCTGCTGTCTGCGGACGCCCGATGGTTCCGGGCCCACCTCGTCCGGGAACTCCCGGACCGGGAGGAGCTGGGACCGCTGGGCCAGCTGCTCCGGGCTCGGCTCGTGGACGCCCGGATCCTCGGAGTCCACCAGCCCCCGTACGAACGGGTCCTGGAGATCGAGCTGGAGGCCCTGGACGGCTCCTACCGGCTGGTGGCGGAGCTCATGGGTAGGCACGCGAACCTCGTGGTGGTCCGGGAGGGCGTGGTCCTCGGGTGCGCCAAGGCCATCGGTCCGGGTCGATCCCGGGTACGCACCGTGCTCCCCCAGCTCCCCTACACCCCTCCTCCCCCAGACCCCCGGCCGCATCCGGGCGTCACCACCCCGGAAGTGCTCGGAGAAGCCCTCCGGAGCACCACCGGTCCCCTGTGGCAGCGGGTGCTCGCCGCAGTGGGAGGAATCGGGCCCCTGCTCAGCTACGAGCTCGCCCTGCGTGTCGGGGATCCCGAGACGCACGAGATTCCGGAAACCATGGCCGAACGCCTCAGTTCGGAGCTCGCCGCCCTCCACGCGCGAGTCCAGTCCGGAGACTTCCACCCCCAGCTCTACCGGCGGAACGGGGAGCCCGTGGCCTACACTCCCTTCCCCTTCATCTGCATGGCCGGATATGAGGGACTTTCCACCTCCATGAGCGAGGCGGTGGATCTGGTGGTCTCGCACCGGGCCGCCGCGGACCGGTTCGAGACGGAGCGGCGCTTCCTGCTCCGGGCCGTGGAGGCCGCGGCCTCCCGCGTGCACCGGGCCCTGCAGGAAGCGGAGCAGGTCCAGCGGGAGGCCGCGGAGGCGGAAGGGGCCCGCCTGGCAGGCGAACTCCTCCTCGCCTACGCCTCCCGGATCCCTCCCGGTGCCGACCGCGTGACTCTCCCCGACTACGAGGGCAAGGCCGTGGAGATCCCCTTGGATCCCGCCCTGGATCCCATCCGGAACGCCCAGCGCTTCTTCCGCCGGTACGCGAAGCTGCGGGCCGCGCGCCAAACCCTCTCCCAGCGCATCCCGGATCTCCGGGAGCAGCTGGAGCACCTGGAGGAGCTCCGGGTGCACCTGGAGCACGTGCGAACCCTCGAAGACCTCCTGGCCTTGCGGGAGGAGCTCGAGGAGACGGGGATCCTCCCACCACCCCCAAAGCGGCCCAGGGTGCGGCCCCTAGGCGGGCCGCGCACCTTCCTGGTAGATGGCTTTCAGGTGCTCGTGGGCCGCTCCAGCCGCGAGAACGACCACCTCACCTTTCGCGTGGCAGGCCCGGAAGACCTGTGGCTGCACGCCCGGGGGATCCCCGGTGCCCACGTGATCCTGCGCACGGGCGGCCACATCCCACCCGAGGAGGTCATCGGGAAGGCCGCCCAGATCGCCGCGTACTTCAGCGCGGGCCGCTCGGGCACCGCTGTGGAGGTGGACGTGACGGAGCGGCGGTGGGTGTGGAAACCCAAAGGGGCGCGACCCGGCCGGGTCCTGTACCGGAACGAGCGGACGTTGCGGGTGCGCCCCCTCCTCCCGGAGGGCAGGGAAGGCGGATCCGTAGGAGAATGA
- a CDS encoding ATP-dependent DNA ligase — MKYIVLAETYAQVEQTSSRLETTALLSALFHKTPKSLIGRVTYLTQGRLHPDFEGIEIGVAEKLAVRAVAQATGSDPEAVARQLSREGDLGSVAEKLLSHKRRTPTLTVDEVYGTLDRAARTSGQGAQAAKLELIAQLLERATPLEAKYIVRTATGKLRMGVGDMTVLDALAEVFAGGRKNRPALERAYNLTSDLGYVAQVVAEGGLEAVRGIHVVVGKPIRPMLAERLRTPEEILAKTGGRCIAEYKYDGERVQIHKKDREILLYSRRLERITPQYPDVVDLARRCLRTRGCIVEGEVVAVDPESGELLPFQELMPRRRKYGVEEAMQQIPTALYLFDALYADGEDLTERSYIERHRVLERIVQEDDRCRLASWREVRSVEELEAFFEQAVQDGCEGLVCKSPGGVYQAGARGWLWIKFKREYRSELTDSVDLVVVGALHGRGRRAGTYGALLMAAYDPQEDNFPTVCKVGTGFTDEFLAELPKRLAPYVRRERPPRVTSRMVPDVWVEPALVFEIIGAEITLSPVHTAGWSRVREGAGFAIRFPRFVRVREDKAPTDATTVEELVEMYERKLRKIPT; from the coding sequence GTGAAGTACATCGTCCTCGCGGAGACCTACGCCCAGGTGGAGCAGACCAGCTCGCGCCTGGAGACCACGGCGCTGCTGAGCGCGCTCTTCCACAAAACGCCCAAATCCCTTATCGGCCGCGTGACCTACCTCACCCAGGGCCGGCTGCACCCCGACTTCGAGGGGATCGAGATCGGCGTGGCGGAGAAGCTGGCGGTGCGGGCCGTGGCCCAGGCCACGGGGTCGGATCCGGAGGCCGTGGCCCGACAGCTGAGCCGGGAGGGAGATCTGGGAAGTGTCGCGGAGAAGCTGCTGAGCCACAAACGGCGCACGCCCACCCTCACCGTGGACGAGGTGTACGGGACCCTGGACCGGGCCGCCCGTACCTCCGGCCAGGGCGCCCAGGCGGCGAAGCTGGAGCTGATCGCGCAGCTGTTGGAACGGGCCACGCCCCTGGAGGCCAAGTACATCGTGCGCACCGCCACGGGCAAGCTCCGCATGGGCGTGGGGGACATGACGGTGTTGGATGCCTTGGCGGAGGTGTTCGCGGGTGGACGGAAGAACCGGCCAGCCCTCGAGCGGGCCTACAACCTCACCAGCGACCTGGGCTATGTGGCGCAGGTGGTGGCGGAGGGGGGGCTCGAGGCCGTCCGCGGAATCCACGTGGTGGTTGGCAAGCCCATCCGGCCCATGCTGGCGGAACGGCTCCGGACTCCGGAGGAGATCCTGGCCAAAACAGGCGGACGCTGCATCGCGGAGTACAAGTACGACGGGGAGCGGGTGCAGATCCACAAGAAGGACAGAGAGATCCTCCTCTACAGCCGGCGGCTGGAGCGGATCACCCCCCAGTATCCGGACGTGGTGGACCTAGCTCGGCGGTGCCTCAGGACCCGGGGCTGCATCGTGGAGGGTGAAGTGGTGGCCGTTGACCCGGAGAGCGGGGAACTGCTGCCCTTCCAGGAGCTCATGCCCCGGCGGCGCAAGTACGGCGTCGAGGAGGCCATGCAGCAGATCCCTACCGCCCTCTACCTCTTTGACGCTCTCTACGCGGATGGGGAGGACTTGACGGAGCGGTCCTACATCGAGCGGCACCGGGTTCTGGAACGCATCGTCCAGGAGGACGACCGGTGCCGCCTTGCCAGCTGGCGGGAGGTACGCTCCGTGGAGGAGCTGGAAGCTTTCTTCGAGCAGGCGGTGCAGGACGGATGCGAGGGGCTGGTGTGCAAATCACCGGGCGGGGTCTACCAGGCGGGGGCGAGGGGATGGCTGTGGATCAAGTTCAAGCGGGAGTACCGTAGCGAGCTCACGGACTCCGTGGACCTGGTGGTGGTGGGAGCCCTCCACGGCCGTGGCCGCCGGGCGGGAACCTACGGGGCCCTGCTCATGGCCGCCTACGACCCGCAGGAGGATAACTTCCCCACGGTGTGCAAGGTGGGAACCGGATTCACGGACGAGTTCCTCGCGGAACTGCCGAAGCGGCTTGCGCCCTACGTGCGGCGGGAAAGGCCGCCACGGGTCACCAGCCGCATGGTTCCGGATGTTTGGGTGGAGCCCGCCCTGGTCTTCGAGATCATCGGCGCGGAGATCACCCTGAGCCCTGTGCACACCGCCGGGTGGAGTCGGGTGCGGGAGGGTGCGGGGTTCGCCATCCGGTTCCCCCGGTTCGTGCGGGTGCGGGAGGACAAGGCACCTACGGACGCCACCACGGTGG